One window of the [Limnothrix rosea] IAM M-220 genome contains the following:
- the ldpA gene encoding circadian clock protein LdpA has product MKVFDSPLQSLDNGTWFKLICGASFQHLPAIRDLVLVYSLAGADCIDVAADPAVITMAKEALAIASEISQAPVDASEQRRQPLLMMSVNDAEDPHFRKATFEPDQCPRDCPRPCEKICPAIAIDHTGVISDRCYGCGRCIPICPLGLIDTQSYVSAPHATAELIVNSAIDALEIHTQVGHFDAFTRLWQAIAPVHHHLKLLAISCQDHPDVLPYLKQIYREIQPLGCTLLWQTDGRPMSGDIGKGTIHASIQFAQKLLQSEISGYVQLAGGTNDHTITKLKQLNLFKGDRPNATTPFVSGIAFGSYARKTLQPILEPPDCERPYRLEHDPKRLWQAVSHARDLVNPLKS; this is encoded by the coding sequence GTGAAAGTATTTGATTCTCCACTGCAGTCTCTGGACAACGGAACTTGGTTTAAGCTCATTTGTGGCGCAAGTTTCCAGCATCTTCCCGCGATCCGTGATCTGGTTTTGGTCTATAGTTTGGCGGGGGCAGATTGCATCGATGTGGCCGCAGATCCCGCCGTAATCACCATGGCAAAAGAAGCTTTGGCGATCGCCTCGGAGATATCCCAAGCCCCGGTCGATGCCTCCGAGCAAAGGCGGCAACCTTTATTGATGATGAGCGTCAATGATGCGGAGGATCCACACTTTCGGAAAGCAACCTTTGAGCCAGACCAATGTCCTCGGGATTGTCCGCGTCCCTGCGAAAAAATTTGTCCCGCCATTGCCATTGATCACACAGGCGTGATCAGCGATCGCTGCTATGGTTGTGGCCGTTGTATTCCGATTTGTCCCTTAGGTCTGATAGACACCCAAAGCTATGTTTCAGCTCCCCATGCGACGGCCGAACTAATTGTCAATTCTGCCATTGATGCCCTTGAAATCCATACCCAAGTCGGCCATTTTGATGCATTTACCCGACTTTGGCAGGCGATCGCCCCAGTCCACCACCACTTGAAATTATTAGCGATTAGCTGTCAAGATCATCCCGACGTTTTGCCATACCTAAAGCAAATCTATCGGGAAATTCAGCCCCTAGGCTGTACCCTATTGTGGCAAACCGATGGTAGACCTATGAGTGGTGACATCGGCAAAGGAACCATCCACGCAAGTATTCAGTTTGCCCAAAAGCTACTTCAGTCGGAAATTTCAGGATATGTGCAACTTGCTGGTGGGACAAATGACCACACCATTACTAAACTTAAGCAACTGAATCTCTTTAAAGGCGATCGCCCCAATGCCACAACCCCCTTTGTTTCCGGCATTGCATTTGGGAGTTATGCCCGCAAAACCCTACAGCCGATCTTGGAACCGCCCGACTGTGAGCGACCCTATCGACTAGAACATGACCCAAAACGACTTTGGCAAGCAGTCTCCCATGCCAGAGATCTCGTAAATCCGTTAAAATCCTAA
- a CDS encoding R3H domain-containing nucleic acid-binding protein: protein MTVNQQSAVIPAHRRLVTDDLEKLLTILPEYLHQHLAAHPRKDELIEVVMDLGRVPEARFVEGTEDLGETPITRDDLNYSVSRVGMFSGDNRAGIERTLHRISAMRNRQGDIVGLTCRIGRAVFGTILMIQELVESGKSILLLGRPGVGKTTALREIARVLADDVGKRVVIIDTSNEIAGDGDIPHSAIGRARRMQVASPEQQHKVMIEAVENHMPEVIIIDEIGTELEAQAARTIAERGVQLVGTAHGNRIENLIKNPTLSDLVGGIQAVTLGDEEARKRRSQKTVLERKAPPTFDVAVEMLERQKWVVHEDVSITIDTLLRGHQPLLEIRTVDDEGNVQVTEEMEHPIEIPEWNPQTRMASESQPSRPRGLRASGKMTPLPFGSKKKKYQKRSSGSLDQLIDQSWTARDPQQTEKVRTPGPNGEDYPVYVYPYGVGRSQLEQVIEILRLPIVLTKDLPSADAVLALRSQLKNHSKLRDIAQDQQVPIHAVKSNTIPQITRGLRRLLNMDDPNVKEPTDIRLFSQSNNDDEIDALEEARLAVEQIVIPQGQPVELLPRSAKIRKMQHELIEHYRLQSSSFGEEPNRRLRIFPA from the coding sequence ATGACCGTAAATCAGCAGTCCGCCGTTATCCCTGCTCACCGCCGTCTAGTCACGGATGACCTCGAAAAACTTTTAACAATTTTGCCCGAATACCTCCATCAGCACCTTGCCGCTCACCCCCGTAAAGATGAGTTGATCGAAGTAGTGATGGATCTAGGCCGTGTCCCCGAAGCTCGCTTTGTGGAAGGCACCGAAGATTTAGGCGAAACGCCCATCACCCGCGATGACCTAAATTATTCCGTCAGCCGTGTCGGGATGTTTAGCGGTGATAATCGTGCCGGCATTGAACGCACTTTGCACCGCATTAGTGCCATGCGTAATCGCCAAGGCGATATTGTCGGTCTCACGTGCCGCATTGGTCGGGCTGTGTTCGGCACAATTTTGATGATCCAAGAATTGGTTGAAAGCGGTAAATCCATTCTCTTGCTTGGTCGTCCCGGTGTCGGTAAAACCACTGCTCTGCGGGAAATTGCCCGTGTCCTTGCAGATGATGTCGGTAAGCGTGTCGTGATTATTGACACCTCTAATGAAATTGCGGGGGATGGTGATATTCCCCACTCGGCGATCGGTCGTGCCCGTCGGATGCAAGTGGCTAGCCCAGAGCAACAACATAAGGTGATGATCGAAGCCGTGGAAAACCATATGCCAGAGGTGATTATCATCGATGAAATTGGCACAGAACTGGAAGCCCAAGCGGCTCGCACGATCGCCGAACGGGGTGTACAACTCGTCGGGACTGCCCATGGTAATCGTATTGAAAACCTCATTAAAAACCCCACCCTTTCGGATCTTGTCGGTGGCATTCAGGCGGTAACCCTCGGTGATGAAGAAGCCCGCAAACGGCGATCGCAGAAGACCGTTTTAGAGAGAAAAGCGCCCCCAACCTTTGATGTGGCCGTGGAAATGCTCGAACGTCAAAAATGGGTTGTCCATGAAGATGTGTCGATCACCATTGATACCCTTTTACGGGGACATCAGCCTCTCCTCGAAATTCGCACTGTCGATGATGAAGGTAATGTGCAAGTGACGGAGGAAATGGAGCATCCCATCGAAATCCCAGAGTGGAATCCCCAAACTCGGATGGCATCGGAATCCCAACCTAGTCGTCCCCGCGGTTTGCGTGCCTCCGGTAAAATGACCCCTTTACCCTTTGGCAGCAAGAAAAAAAAATACCAAAAACGCAGTAGCGGCTCCCTCGACCAACTGATCGATCAATCTTGGACTGCCCGCGACCCCCAACAAACGGAAAAGGTGCGTACTCCCGGCCCCAATGGCGAGGATTATCCGGTGTATGTTTATCCCTATGGTGTGGGGCGATCGCAGCTAGAGCAGGTCATTGAAATTTTGCGATTACCCATTGTGCTCACTAAGGATTTACCTAGTGCTGATGCGGTATTGGCCTTGCGATCGCAGTTAAAAAATCACTCAAAATTGCGCGATATTGCCCAAGATCAACAGGTGCCTATCCATGCGGTGAAATCGAACACAATTCCTCAAATTACGCGGGGATTGCGGCGGTTGCTAAATATGGATGATCCGAATGTGAAAGAGCCGACAGATATTCGTCTCTTTTCCCAGAGTAATAATGATGATGAAATTGATGCCTTAGAGGAAGCTCGTCTTGCCGTTGAACAAATTGTCATTCCCCAGGGACAACCTGTTGAATTGCTGCCCCGTTCTGCCAAAATTCGAAAAATGCAACATGAACTGATTGAGCATTATCGTTTGCAATCATCAAGTTTTGGAGAGGAGCCAAATCGTCGTCTGCGGATTTTCCCTGCTTAA